Within Trichoderma atroviride chromosome 2, complete sequence, the genomic segment ACGACGTTGTGGCAATCGCATCCGACAGAAGAAACCATCCCCCTAGGAAGAGCATGATATCCAACAGCCGCCTTGCCAGCGAAACAGTGCGAAATAGGGATTTCCACGAGTACTTGAAGTACGTCCACCACGAGGGGCCGTTCTTCTGCCCGTGTACCGTAAGAGGTGGCCCGGGCCTAGGTCGAAGCCACATGGCAGAAGGGATGGTAAAAACAGACCACCAAGTCCCAACCATGAATAGCACCACCCTCTGCGACCATGTCGTGTTTTTCATGGCCAAGAGGATGACAATCGAGACGCACTGCACGAACAAGGCAGCACTGTAGCCAATGCCAATACCAAAAGAGGAAATGCGCGTAGAAAGTTGAAGCTCTTTGGAGGTGATTTCCTCATGAGTGGGCACTCGCTTCAGCCCATACCTTGAAGGCCGGTCGTCAGGAGGTAGCAAGCCGGAGGTGGAGTTGACCATGGCTTCTTCTAGGTCATCAGTTGACTCTAGAGCTGGATCGGCGAGAATAGGCGCCTCTGGCTGTGCATACGCGTCCATTACTTCAGGGTGATTACGAACCATGAGAGGGAGGAACGAGTTGAGAAGAACAAACGACGCGCCAAAGGAAGTATTCGAGATGATCGTCAGCAAGGCGCCGAGCAGGTACGTAGTCttgctgatgaagatgaacgCCATCACCGAAAGTCCACCAAGCCAGGCAAAtccgagaagaagccgcttTCTGTAGTTGCCATGGTCCGCAGCACAGCTGATACTAACGACGAGGAGCGCCTGTAGCAAAACACTGACGGAAAAGGTATACATGGCAAAGCTTGCCGTGTTGATCTGGATGCCGAATACATATACAATGCATTGGCCATCATCCTCTGATTTACTGTCGCTGGAACCGCAGGGCTTGTCTGGGTTCGAAAGAAGAACGCCGTTTTCTCGAGCGAGCGTCTCCAAGAGAATAGGGATGAAGGAAGCTGTTGTCTCGATTAGCTCATGTTGGGTTGGGCGATGGAAGCtgacagcaacaacagcggTGCCAGGAGACTTGTATAGCATCACGAATCAAAAAAAATGGGATGCAACAGGGTGCTAAACATCGTAATAAAATTGAAACATCAGCCTCGACTTACCAATGCCGCAAATCACATATGTCTCGGCCGCGAAGCCATACATGTACCATCCCCAGAGCTCCTTCTTGCTAGTCGGTCTAGCATCATGGCCCTTGTAAGCCGGCACGCCGGGGCGCTCGTCGCTGTCGAAGCTATCGCGGAGGCTCATctcctcgtcgctgtcggaccgctcgtcgtcggcctcgAACGATGATGTCGTGTATGATCTCTTGGACAGAATCGAGAGTCCCGACCAGAACCGCCGTCCCTGAAGCTCCGGGCGATGAGGCGGCATTGCAGCGGGCACGGGCGCGCAGGCAGCTAATCAATAGGCTGATCAGCCGGACCCACGTGATTGAGTGGCCCAGTCGGAAGCGGTACCTAGTctaaaattaagttttatagTTTTAGCATGTAATAAATAC encodes:
- a CDS encoding uncharacterized protein (TransMembrane:12 (i76-99o144-164i176-194o200-220i300-324o336-355i395-413o433-455i467-486o506-525i537-560o566-587i)) gives rise to the protein MPPHRPELQGRRFWSGLSILSKRSYTTSSFEADDERSDSDEEMSLRDSFDSDERPGVPAYKGHDARPTSKKELWGWYMYGFAAETYVICGIASFIPILLETLARENGVLLSNPDKPCGSSDSKSEDDGQCIVYVFGIQINTASFAMYTFSVSVLLQALLVVSISCAADHGNYRKRLLLGFAWLGGLSVMAFIFISKTTYLLGALLTIISNTSFGASFVLLNSFLPLMVRNHPEVMDAYAQPEAPILADPALESTDDLEEAMVNSTSGLLPPDDRPSRYGLKRVPTHEEITSKELQLSTRISSFGIGIGYSAALFVQCVSIVILLAMKNTTWSQRVVLFMVGTWWSVFTIPSAMWLRPRPGPPLTVHGQKNGPSWWTYFKYSWKSLFRTVSLARRLLDIMLFLGGWFLLSDAIATTSSTAVLFAKTQLHMKPWALGMINVISTMSGIFGAFGWSWISRAFNLKPHQTILVCIALFELIPIYGLMGYLPFIQRWGVMGLQQPWEMYPLAAVYGLVMGGLSSYCRSLFGELIPPGSEAAFYALYAITDKGSSVFGPAIVGAIIDKTGSIRPAFWFLAALVGFPAPLIWLINVERGKKEGEKLAETIEAFDVEDHGREEGEQEDEETARGMLADYEAAEENGDTTHRH